One stretch of bacterium HR11 DNA includes these proteins:
- the fabG_4 gene encoding 3-oxoacyl-[acyl-carrier-protein] reductase FabG, whose translation MEIRMDGRVVWVTGGSSGLGRAMVRRFAEAGATVVWNHWGDPMGEAEQARWFEAHGYPTYYREADVTDPTAVEAFVQEVVRRYGTVHVLVNNAGIRADAVTWKMRLEDWHRVLEVNLTGAFLCSRAVIPLMRAQKWGRIIHISSINALRGKFGQGNYAASKAGLIGFAKALAREVAAFGITVNVVAPGMVMTPLTQTLPEPVIEEARREAILGFFPEPDDVAAAVLFLASDWARCITGEVLRVDSGQCL comes from the coding sequence ATGGAAATCCGCATGGACGGACGCGTCGTGTGGGTCACGGGCGGCTCGTCGGGTCTGGGCCGGGCGATGGTCCGGCGGTTTGCCGAGGCCGGGGCGACGGTCGTCTGGAATCACTGGGGTGACCCGATGGGCGAGGCCGAGCAGGCCCGATGGTTCGAGGCCCACGGGTATCCGACCTACTATCGGGAAGCGGACGTGACGGACCCGACGGCCGTCGAGGCCTTCGTCCAAGAGGTCGTCCGCCGCTACGGGACGGTCCACGTCCTGGTCAACAACGCCGGGATTCGGGCCGACGCCGTGACCTGGAAGATGCGTCTGGAGGACTGGCACCGGGTCTTGGAGGTCAACCTGACGGGGGCCTTCCTGTGCAGTCGGGCCGTCATCCCCCTCATGCGGGCCCAGAAGTGGGGCCGGATCATCCACATCAGCTCTATCAATGCCCTGCGGGGGAAGTTCGGCCAGGGGAATTACGCCGCATCCAAAGCGGGCCTGATCGGTTTTGCGAAGGCCCTGGCCCGGGAGGTGGCCGCCTTCGGGATCACGGTCAATGTAGTCGCCCCCGGGATGGTCATGACACCCCTCACCCAGACGCTTCCCGAGCCGGTCATCGAGGAAGCCCGCCGGGAGGCCATCCTGGGATTTTTCCCCGAGCCGGACGACGTGGCCGCCGCCGTCCTATTTCTGGCCTCCGACTGGGCCCGTTGCATTACGGGCGAGGTCCTGCGCGTCGACTCGGGGCAGTGTTTGTAA
- the bamA_2 gene encoding 6-oxocyclohex-1-ene-1-carbonyl-CoA hydrolase: MRELTGRPPEAFEFREIRYTKRDGVATVIIDRPHVYNAYSTRTLQEMAQAFQDAAWDDAVAVVVLTGAGDRAFCTGGDVREYAEKYVTYPRDYWKYMGLFVQAHDLLRNVGKPTIARINGIVAGGGNEFNMACDLAVMAAHAYIRQVGTRVGSVACGGATQWLPILVGDRRAREILYFCEEIPPKQCLEWGLVNRVVPSVRHRATGEWLDPWDYEANRRALQDPAYVVDLSLLDAAVAEMAEKLKDKFPECLRYTKQQVNFWKDLAWHMTVGHGREWLSLHYACWEPLEGMNAFVEKRSPEYRKLRQEAAEGRWSEFPWGPYTKACPHCGARGIPARFRFCGACGQPIEQ; the protein is encoded by the coding sequence ATGCGGGAACTGACCGGAAGGCCGCCGGAAGCTTTCGAGTTTCGGGAAATCCGGTATACCAAACGGGACGGCGTGGCGACCGTCATCATCGACCGGCCCCACGTCTACAACGCATACTCGACCCGGACGCTTCAGGAGATGGCCCAGGCCTTTCAGGACGCCGCCTGGGACGACGCCGTCGCCGTCGTCGTCCTGACGGGGGCGGGCGACCGGGCCTTCTGTACGGGCGGGGACGTCCGGGAGTACGCCGAAAAGTACGTCACCTACCCACGGGACTACTGGAAGTACATGGGCCTCTTCGTGCAGGCCCACGACCTGCTTCGGAACGTCGGCAAACCCACGATCGCCCGGATCAATGGCATCGTCGCCGGCGGCGGCAACGAGTTCAACATGGCCTGCGACCTGGCCGTGATGGCCGCCCATGCCTACATCCGGCAGGTCGGGACCCGGGTCGGTTCGGTCGCCTGCGGGGGCGCCACCCAGTGGCTTCCCATCCTGGTCGGGGACCGTCGGGCCCGTGAGATCCTGTACTTTTGCGAGGAAATCCCCCCGAAGCAGTGTCTCGAATGGGGCCTCGTCAACCGAGTCGTCCCGTCCGTCCGCCACCGGGCGACGGGCGAGTGGCTCGACCCCTGGGACTATGAAGCCAACCGCCGGGCCCTCCAGGACCCGGCCTATGTCGTCGACCTGTCCCTCCTGGACGCCGCCGTCGCCGAGATGGCCGAGAAACTCAAGGACAAGTTTCCCGAGTGCCTGCGGTACACGAAACAGCAGGTCAACTTCTGGAAGGACCTGGCCTGGCACATGACGGTCGGCCACGGCCGGGAGTGGCTGTCGCTTCACTACGCCTGCTGGGAGCCTTTAGAAGGGATGAACGCTTTCGTCGAGAAGCGGAGCCCCGAATACCGCAAGCTCCGCCAGGAGGCCGCCGAGGGCCGGTGGAGCGAGTTCCCCTGGGGACCTTACACGAAGGCCTGTCCCCACTGCGGGGCCCGCGGGATTCCGGCCCGCTTCCGATTCTGCGGCGCCTGCGGCCAACCGATCGAGCAATGA